From a region of the Tepidisphaeraceae bacterium genome:
- a CDS encoding helix-turn-helix transcriptional regulator, whose translation MGEKCRCRSSADEVDACQLVNDPELTHALQVMRTAEGMRITVGELADGLSMTRRTLERRFRDLVGTSPASEQRRLRIERACVLLTEGGLPIQAIARELGFAYANHFSTAFIATMRISPTTYRAARATALMQYFGNRAIDTPRLPHTCVRRPYRRRR comes from the coding sequence ATGGGCGAGAAGTGCCGATGCCGCAGTTCCGCCGACGAGGTCGACGCATGCCAATTGGTCAACGATCCGGAGCTCACCCACGCGCTGCAGGTGATGCGCACCGCCGAGGGCATGCGCATCACCGTCGGCGAATTGGCCGATGGGTTATCGATGACCCGCCGCACGCTCGAGCGCCGTTTTCGTGACCTCGTCGGGACCTCCCCGGCGAGCGAGCAGCGCCGCCTGCGCATCGAGCGCGCGTGCGTGCTCCTGACCGAGGGTGGCCTGCCAATCCAGGCAATCGCCCGCGAGCTGGGCTTCGCGTACGCCAACCACTTCAGCACCGCCTTCATCGCGACGATGAGGATCTCCCCTACCACGTATCGCGCCGCGCGCGCGACGGCCCTGATGCAGTATTTCGGCAATCGAGCCATCGACACTCCACGCCTGCCC